The following coding sequences are from one Gemmatimonadota bacterium window:
- a CDS encoding zinc ABC transporter substrate-binding protein produces MRRLLLTVPLLLLELTVPAAAQLKVVTSTSDLYDIARQIGGARIKIKHISEGYQDPHFVEAKPSFVLDLQKADVWAFVGLDLEIGWMPILLDGARNPKIRLGGTGYLDVSKAIAVLDLPSGSVDRSQGDVHALGNPHYWLDPVNGRRIAGLFRDKFSELDPAGAADYAANLFRFEGAIDAAAKGWAADLASLKARPIVAWHTSWRYFAEYTGVNIVGFVEPKPGVPPSPSHLTGLIQTIKRTGAKAIVLEPYYDRKTADFLASKTGATVVVLPPSVGGQKGLDDYLAVMTYNIRTLAKVVQ; encoded by the coding sequence ATGCGACGACTCCTGCTGACTGTTCCGCTGCTGCTGCTGGAGCTGACCGTTCCCGCGGCAGCGCAACTCAAAGTGGTGACCAGTACGTCCGACCTGTACGATATCGCCCGCCAGATTGGCGGCGCTCGAATCAAGATCAAACACATCAGCGAAGGCTACCAAGACCCCCACTTCGTCGAAGCCAAGCCGAGTTTTGTGCTCGACCTGCAAAAAGCCGATGTGTGGGCCTTTGTTGGCCTGGATTTGGAAATCGGGTGGATGCCCATCCTGCTCGATGGAGCCCGCAACCCGAAAATTCGTTTGGGCGGGACTGGTTACCTCGACGTGTCCAAGGCCATTGCCGTGCTGGACCTGCCGAGCGGGTCGGTCGATCGAAGCCAGGGGGACGTCCATGCGTTGGGGAACCCCCACTACTGGCTCGACCCCGTCAACGGACGGCGGATCGCCGGGCTGTTCCGGGATAAGTTCTCGGAACTCGACCCCGCGGGGGCGGCCGATTACGCCGCCAATCTTTTCAGATTCGAGGGCGCGATTGACGCGGCGGCCAAGGGATGGGCCGCCGATCTCGCGAGCCTCAAGGCCCGGCCGATCGTCGCCTGGCACACCAGCTGGCGCTATTTTGCCGAGTATACCGGCGTCAACATCGTCGGGTTTGTCGAACCGAAACCGGGCGTTCCGCCCTCGCCGTCGCATCTGACCGGCCTGATTCAGACCATCAAGCGGACCGGGGCCAAGGCCATCGTCTTGGAGCCGTACTACGATCGGAAAACGGCCGATTTCCTGGCCTCCAAAACCGGTGCAACGGTCGTCGTTCTGCCGCCATCGGTCGGCGGACAGAAGGGTCTCGACGACTACCTGGCTGTCATGACGTACAACATCCGGACGCTGGCGAAAGTGGTGCAATGA
- a CDS encoding metal ABC transporter ATP-binding protein: MSDLVRFDGVSLGYGRSPVLTGVTFAVPEGDFLGVVGPNGSGKTTIIRAMLGTLLPLAGTVTKTAGLRFGYVPQRDQVDSLFPLSVSDVVIMGRYDRIRLGHRPGPDDRRAARQALEQVGVPHLADRNLSRLSGGQKQRVLIARALVGDPNVLVLDEPTNGMDLVSTTQILGLVRDLHDQRGLTVVMVSHALNEVANYVHRIGLVFEEKLRLGMVPEIINEEVLSQVYGLPVEVNTFDGHRVVVTRRPARSPGHV, encoded by the coding sequence ATGAGCGACCTGGTTCGGTTCGACGGCGTCAGTCTCGGTTACGGGCGGAGTCCGGTGCTGACCGGCGTGACCTTCGCGGTGCCCGAGGGGGATTTTCTAGGTGTCGTCGGGCCGAATGGGTCCGGGAAGACCACGATCATTCGGGCGATGTTGGGTACTCTCCTGCCACTGGCGGGCACGGTTACCAAGACCGCAGGCCTCCGGTTCGGCTACGTCCCCCAGCGCGACCAGGTCGACTCGCTCTTCCCGCTGTCGGTCAGCGACGTCGTCATCATGGGCCGGTACGATCGGATCCGGCTTGGGCACCGCCCCGGCCCCGACGATCGTCGCGCGGCGCGCCAGGCCCTTGAGCAGGTCGGGGTTCCGCACTTGGCCGACCGAAACCTGTCCCGGCTTTCGGGAGGGCAGAAGCAACGGGTCCTCATTGCGCGGGCCCTGGTCGGCGATCCCAACGTGCTGGTCTTGGATGAGCCGACCAACGGGATGGATCTCGTCTCCACGACCCAGATTCTCGGATTGGTGCGGGATCTGCACGACCAACGCGGCTTGACCGTCGTGATGGTGAGCCATGCCTTGAACGAGGTGGCCAACTACGTCCACCGGATCGGATTGGTGTTCGAGGAGAAACTTCGGCTCGGAATGGTCCCCGAGATCATCAATGAGGAGGTCCTGAGCCAAGTCTACGGACTCCCCGTCGAGGTCAACACGTTCGACGGTCACCGGGTCGTCGTCACCCGCCGGCCCGCCAGGTCACCCGGGCATGTTTGA
- a CDS encoding copper chaperone: MDPNPVVSAVVALASQPVPDGPLRVPAGLTVARAPNLVESLAQVAIDAGSGAPAVRSRTGTKRSPIGGVGAVVAVIRGLKCRTCVSFQSSKRWCHNELPKWLPGSPASGRRGLPETGGFRFLAAMTEIKLAIEGMSCNHCLNAVNRGLAKLPGVRIKSVAIGRAELEFDPGQGSPALIVAAIDDAGFKATPM, translated from the coding sequence ATGGATCCGAATCCAGTCGTGTCGGCTGTAGTTGCCTTGGCGTCGCAGCCGGTACCGGACGGTCCGCTCCGCGTTCCCGCCGGTTTGACCGTGGCGCGGGCTCCAAATCTGGTCGAGAGTCTGGCCCAGGTGGCGATCGACGCCGGATCAGGGGCCCCGGCCGTGAGGTCGAGGACCGGGACCAAGAGGTCGCCCATCGGCGGGGTGGGTGCGGTTGTGGCGGTCATCAGGGGCCTGAAATGCAGAACCTGTGTCTCTTTTCAGTCATCTAAACGTTGGTGCCATAACGAGTTGCCCAAGTGGCTGCCGGGAAGCCCGGCCTCCGGGCGGCGCGGGTTGCCAGAAACGGGGGGATTCCGCTTTCTTGCTGCCATGACTGAAATCAAGCTGGCCATCGAAGGCATGTCGTGCAACCACTGCCTCAACGCGGTGAATCGGGGGCTCGCCAAGCTTCCTGGCGTTCGGATCAAGTCGGTGGCCATTGGCCGGGCCGAGCTCGAGTTCGACCCCGGGCAGGGGAGCCCCGCGTTGATCGTCGCGGCCATCGACGACGCGGGTTTCAAAGCAACGCCGATGTAA
- a CDS encoding PIN domain-containing protein → MGRRQHRTWRSITTSTSTARRRVAGRVLADTSALLALAHRQDQYHVRAVTIARRFLASGGRFVATPLILAELQGLLLYRRGPEVARGVTTALLEDPAYQWLAVDAEVLEAAASGWLERFRDQRLTLCDAVSFESMRRERIKSAFAFDQHFELAGFKVLAA, encoded by the coding sequence ATGGGCCGGCGCCAGCACCGGACTTGGCGGTCAATCACGACGAGTACCTCTACGGCAAGGCGTCGGGTGGCCGGTCGCGTTCTCGCTGATACCAGCGCGCTCCTGGCGCTGGCCCATCGGCAGGACCAGTATCACGTCCGGGCGGTCACGATCGCTCGCCGGTTCCTGGCGTCGGGCGGCCGGTTCGTGGCCACGCCGTTGATTTTGGCGGAACTTCAGGGATTGTTGCTGTATCGTCGCGGCCCGGAGGTAGCCCGCGGCGTCACCACCGCGTTGCTCGAGGACCCCGCCTACCAGTGGCTCGCGGTCGACGCCGAGGTGCTGGAGGCCGCGGCCAGCGGCTGGTTGGAGCGGTTCCGGGACCAGCGCCTGACGCTCTGCGACGCGGTCAGCTTCGAGTCGATGCGCCGGGAGCGAATCAAGTCGGCCTTTGCGTTCGACCAGCATTTCGAACTGGCGGGGTTCAAGGTCCTCGCCGCCTAG
- a CDS encoding succinate dehydrogenase/fumarate reductase iron-sulfur subunit, producing MAQATFSIWRGEAGTGQLTDYTTEVTEGMVVLDAVHQIQMEDATDLACRWNCKAGKCGSCSAEINGQPRLMCMTRLNQLDLTEPVTIEPMRAFPHLKDLVTDVSWNYQVKKGIKKFAPRKPDADDGTWRMQQDDVDRVQEFRKCIECFLCQDVCHVLRDHHLHDEFIGPRFFVYTANLEMNPLDTEDRLDELRELHGIGYCNITKCCTKVCPEGIQITDNAIIPLKERVVDAAFDPLAKLLTIVTGKIPGP from the coding sequence ATGGCACAGGCGACCTTTTCGATTTGGCGGGGCGAGGCCGGTACCGGCCAGCTGACCGACTATACCACCGAGGTTACCGAGGGCATGGTCGTCCTCGACGCGGTCCATCAGATCCAGATGGAGGATGCCACCGATCTGGCGTGCCGATGGAACTGCAAGGCCGGTAAGTGCGGCTCCTGCTCGGCCGAAATCAACGGCCAGCCCCGCCTGATGTGCATGACGAGGCTCAATCAGCTCGACCTGACCGAACCGGTCACCATCGAGCCGATGCGGGCGTTTCCGCACCTCAAAGACTTGGTGACCGACGTCAGTTGGAACTACCAGGTCAAGAAAGGCATCAAGAAGTTCGCGCCCCGGAAACCGGACGCCGACGACGGCACCTGGCGGATGCAGCAGGACGACGTCGACCGGGTCCAAGAGTTCCGGAAGTGCATCGAGTGTTTCCTGTGCCAGGACGTCTGTCACGTCCTCCGGGATCACCACCTCCACGACGAGTTCATCGGCCCGCGTTTCTTCGTCTACACCGCCAACCTCGAGATGAACCCGCTCGATACCGAAGACCGCCTCGATGAGTTGCGGGAGCTCCACGGCATCGGCTACTGCAACATCACCAAGTGCTGCACCAAGGTCTGTCCCGAGGGCATTCAGATCACCGACAACGCCATCATTCCGCTCAAGGAACGGGTGGTCGACGCGGCGTTCGATCCCTTGGCCAAGTTGCTGACGATCGTCACCGGCAAGATTCCCGGCCCGTAA
- a CDS encoding fumarate reductase/succinate dehydrogenase flavoprotein subunit yields the protein MTDVKTFDHDVLVIGAGGAGLRAAIEAAGRGVSVGLVCKSLLGKAHTVMAEGGMAAAMGNVDDRDNWMVHFTDTLRGGQYLNNWRMAELHAKEAPDRARELEAWGAVFDRTKDGKILQRNFGGHRYPRLAHVGDRTGLEMIRTLQDHGIHQGIDVHMEVTIVTLFKQAGRVCGALAYDRQHGEFRLFRAKAIVLATGGVGRAYEVTSNSWEYSGDGQALAYEMGAALMDMEFVQFHPTGMVWPPSVKGILVTEGVRGEGGVLLNNRGERFMFNDIPDNYKAQTADTPEEGWRYVMGDKDARRPPELLTRDHVARCIMREVRDGRGSPHGGVFLDIQWIKEKLPGAPERIKKKLPSMYHQFKQLADIDITKEPMEIGPTTHYIMGGIQVDGDSQMSTVPGLFAAGESAAGLHGANRLGGNSLSDLLVFGKRAGEYAAAFAKEQSAMAPDQGEVTEQVKLALAPFERPTGESPYKVQQDLQIMMQKLVGIVRCESEMVEALEGLQKLKTRAATVRVPGNREYNPGWHTAIDLKNLLIVSEAIVHSAIARQESRGGHFREDFEDKKAEFGAFNHLIEQGADGTMQLRRHPIPPMRDELKKIVEELK from the coding sequence ATGACCGACGTCAAGACCTTCGATCACGACGTGCTCGTCATCGGCGCCGGCGGCGCCGGTCTTCGCGCGGCCATCGAAGCCGCGGGCCGCGGGGTCTCCGTCGGCCTGGTGTGCAAGTCGCTCCTCGGTAAAGCCCACACCGTCATGGCCGAGGGGGGCATGGCGGCGGCGATGGGCAACGTCGACGACCGCGACAACTGGATGGTGCACTTCACCGATACGCTTCGAGGCGGCCAGTATCTCAACAACTGGCGGATGGCCGAACTCCACGCCAAGGAGGCACCGGACCGGGCCCGCGAGCTCGAGGCCTGGGGCGCAGTCTTCGACCGGACCAAAGACGGCAAGATCCTCCAGCGGAATTTCGGCGGCCACCGGTATCCCCGGCTGGCGCACGTCGGCGACCGAACCGGCCTCGAAATGATCCGGACCCTCCAGGACCACGGGATCCACCAAGGGATCGACGTCCACATGGAGGTGACGATCGTCACCCTCTTCAAGCAGGCGGGCCGGGTTTGTGGCGCGCTGGCGTACGACCGCCAGCACGGCGAATTCCGGCTGTTCCGGGCTAAGGCCATCGTGCTCGCCACCGGCGGGGTGGGCCGGGCCTACGAGGTCACGAGCAACAGTTGGGAGTACTCCGGCGACGGCCAAGCGCTGGCGTACGAAATGGGCGCCGCGCTGATGGACATGGAGTTCGTCCAGTTCCACCCGACCGGCATGGTGTGGCCGCCGAGCGTCAAAGGGATTTTGGTGACCGAAGGGGTTCGCGGCGAAGGCGGCGTTTTGCTCAACAACCGGGGCGAGCGCTTCATGTTCAACGACATCCCCGACAACTACAAAGCCCAGACCGCCGACACGCCCGAAGAGGGCTGGCGCTACGTGATGGGAGACAAGGACGCCCGGCGCCCGCCGGAACTGCTGACCCGCGACCACGTGGCCCGTTGTATCATGCGCGAAGTGCGAGACGGCCGGGGCAGCCCGCACGGCGGCGTGTTCCTCGACATCCAGTGGATCAAAGAGAAGCTCCCGGGCGCGCCGGAACGAATCAAGAAGAAGCTTCCGAGCATGTACCACCAGTTCAAACAACTGGCGGACATCGACATCACCAAGGAACCGATGGAAATCGGGCCGACCACCCATTACATCATGGGCGGGATCCAGGTCGACGGCGATTCCCAGATGTCCACCGTACCAGGGCTTTTCGCCGCCGGCGAATCGGCCGCCGGCCTCCATGGCGCCAACCGGCTCGGCGGCAACTCACTTTCGGATTTGCTGGTGTTCGGAAAACGGGCCGGCGAATATGCCGCCGCCTTTGCCAAGGAACAGAGCGCCATGGCGCCGGACCAGGGCGAGGTCACCGAGCAGGTCAAGCTGGCGCTGGCCCCGTTCGAGCGGCCCACCGGCGAGAGCCCGTATAAGGTCCAGCAGGACCTTCAGATCATGATGCAAAAGCTCGTGGGCATCGTCCGGTGCGAGAGCGAGATGGTGGAGGCGCTCGAGGGGCTCCAGAAGCTCAAGACCCGGGCCGCCACGGTGCGGGTTCCCGGCAACCGGGAGTACAATCCGGGTTGGCACACCGCCATCGACCTCAAGAACCTCTTGATCGTGTCCGAGGCGATCGTCCACTCGGCTATTGCCAGGCAGGAAAGCCGGGGCGGTCACTTCCGGGAAGATTTCGAAGACAAAAAGGCGGAATTCGGGGCCTTCAACCATCTCATCGAGCAAGGCGCCGACGGCACCATGCAACTCCGCCGGCACCCTATCCCTCCGATGCGGGACGAACTGAAGAAAATTGTCGAGGAGCTGAAGTAA
- a CDS encoding succinate dehydrogenase: MSHVTVPLTRRRAGQTMRKDAWWVEPAVIFVILSSFVVYATWAAFQGNHYTHGPYLSPFYSPEIFGDSPHAWFGPKPGWWPGWLPFSPALIILPFPGLFRFTCYYYRGSYYKAFWADPPGCSVGEPRNTYLGERYFPLILQNIHRYFMAIAVVFVFLLGYDAWKAFWFANAEGTTSFGVGIGSLLLALNTICLAGYTFGCHSMRHIAGGWRDQFSKKPAFKVPYDCTSCLNRGHHRWAWVSLFTVAFSDIYVRLCSMGIWTDFRIF, translated from the coding sequence ATGAGCCATGTGACGGTCCCCCTCACCAGGCGCCGTGCCGGGCAAACCATGCGCAAAGACGCATGGTGGGTCGAGCCCGCGGTGATCTTCGTGATCCTGTCGTCGTTCGTGGTCTATGCCACCTGGGCCGCCTTCCAAGGCAACCACTACACCCATGGGCCATACCTGTCACCGTTCTACAGCCCCGAAATCTTCGGCGACTCGCCCCACGCGTGGTTCGGGCCGAAGCCGGGCTGGTGGCCGGGATGGCTCCCGTTCTCGCCGGCGCTGATCATCCTCCCGTTTCCGGGCTTGTTCCGCTTCACCTGCTACTACTACCGCGGCTCGTACTATAAGGCGTTCTGGGCCGATCCGCCGGGCTGCTCGGTCGGCGAACCGCGCAACACCTATCTTGGCGAACGCTATTTCCCGCTGATCCTCCAAAACATCCACCGCTATTTCATGGCTATTGCGGTGGTCTTCGTGTTTCTGTTGGGATACGACGCCTGGAAAGCGTTTTGGTTTGCCAATGCCGAAGGCACCACCTCATTCGGCGTCGGCATCGGCAGTTTGCTGCTGGCGTTGAATACGATCTGTCTCGCCGGCTACACCTTCGGCTGCCATTCGATGCGCCATATCGCCGGCGGGTGGCGCGACCAGTTCTCCAAAAAGCCGGCGTTCAAGGTCCCCTACGATTGCACTTCATGCCTCAACCGGGGTCATCACCGGTGGGCCTGGGTCAGTCTCTTCACGGTTGCCTTCAGTGACATTTACGTCCGGCTCTGCTCGATGGGGATCTGGACCGACTTCCGGATCTTCTAG
- the chrA gene encoding chromate efflux transporter produces MSTSAGPTLREATRVWLRVGLIGFGGPAGQIAILHQEVVTERRWVSEDRFLHALNFCTLLPGPEAQQLATYLGWLLHGARGALIAGTLFVLPGVVILLGLSALYATVGTVGPVAAVFAGIKPAVLAIVVDALRRIGGRALKRRGHWAIAGAAFVALFALAVPFPIVVLVAGLIGWWMPGGSEVSVPAPTEPPSFARTIGVLGTGLIVWWLPIAFVATALGPHHLFVDLGVFFSKAAVVTFGGAYSVLVYVSQEAVSGYGWLSASEMLDGLALAETTPGPLILVLQFVGFLAGYRLGAPVAGLMGGLAGSLITMWATFVPSMLLVLVGAPYVERLRRHRPLSGALSAITAAVVGVIANLAVWFALHVVFGRVDRIEVGPLNVTVPVWSTADPFGLALAVVAMVAMLRYRVGMLTVLAGAALAGLLRWFLVS; encoded by the coding sequence ATGTCTACTAGTGCCGGCCCCACCCTTCGCGAGGCCACCCGGGTGTGGCTCCGGGTTGGGCTGATTGGATTTGGCGGCCCCGCCGGTCAGATCGCGATCCTCCATCAGGAAGTCGTGACCGAGCGCCGGTGGGTTTCGGAAGACCGATTTCTTCATGCGTTGAACTTCTGCACCCTGCTGCCCGGGCCCGAGGCTCAGCAGCTGGCGACCTATCTGGGCTGGCTGCTCCACGGGGCCCGCGGCGCCCTGATTGCAGGGACGCTGTTCGTGCTGCCGGGAGTCGTGATCCTGCTCGGGCTCTCCGCCCTCTATGCGACCGTCGGCACCGTGGGGCCGGTGGCGGCGGTGTTTGCGGGGATCAAGCCGGCCGTCCTCGCGATCGTCGTGGACGCCCTCCGGAGGATCGGTGGGCGGGCCCTCAAGCGCCGGGGTCATTGGGCCATCGCCGGGGCCGCGTTTGTCGCCCTATTTGCGTTGGCGGTTCCGTTTCCGATCGTGGTGCTGGTGGCGGGCCTCATCGGCTGGTGGATGCCAGGGGGTTCAGAGGTTTCCGTACCGGCGCCGACCGAACCACCCTCCTTTGCCCGGACCATCGGCGTGCTCGGGACTGGGCTGATCGTGTGGTGGCTCCCGATCGCTTTCGTCGCGACGGCCCTCGGTCCCCACCATCTCTTCGTTGATCTCGGCGTGTTCTTCAGCAAAGCGGCGGTGGTCACGTTCGGGGGAGCGTACTCCGTCCTTGTCTATGTCAGCCAGGAGGCGGTGAGCGGGTACGGCTGGCTTTCGGCATCGGAGATGCTCGATGGGTTGGCCCTCGCCGAGACGACGCCGGGCCCGTTGATCCTGGTGCTCCAGTTTGTCGGGTTCCTGGCGGGCTATCGACTTGGCGCTCCGGTGGCCGGCTTGATGGGCGGACTGGCCGGCTCACTGATCACGATGTGGGCCACGTTCGTGCCGAGTATGCTGCTGGTGTTGGTCGGGGCGCCCTATGTGGAGCGGCTCCGTCGACACCGCCCGTTGAGTGGTGCGTTGTCCGCCATCACGGCGGCGGTCGTCGGGGTGATTGCGAACTTGGCGGTCTGGTTCGCGCTTCACGTCGTATTCGGGCGGGTGGACCGGATCGAGGTTGGGCCGCTCAATGTCACGGTACCGGTATGGTCGACGGCCGATCCATTTGGCCTGGCGCTTGCGGTGGTCGCGATGGTTGCCATGCTTCGGTATCGGGTCGGGATGCTGACGGTGTTGGCGGGGGCGGCTCTGGCCGGGTTGTTACGATGGTTCCTCGTTAGCTGA
- a CDS encoding MFS transporter has protein sequence MPKRPGPESQKSPDVNDRRYGGYALAVLTATNLLNYLERNAIFALFEPVKRDLGLTDGQLGWLGTAYVLVFSLAALPLGLLGDLRSRRGVIAGGIALWSLGTALSGLAMGFTSLFVARALVGFGGAAAAAASASMVADYFSGHRRALAMGIFMSGLAVGGVLGILIAGQLEALYGWRVAFLALGLPGFGLAAIIVRLKDPTRPLPTGTLTQELESIGIGVGSMIMACAPMLIGLGLGGFAAYVLDHYYGATSSLDAAAMLGFAGIGLAWNIRSWIRRSRAAPVLGDPGEEVLDAAVTDLKQAFRVVLGTPTLVYVFVGGALISFGMNGIVAWSPTFITRALGMTNAEASRLLGGAGLIAGTIGTLAGGWLADGLRKRYPSARVLVTGVSLILGAPLAILLLSLRDPAVFIPVFYVAFILLTMYNGPLTATIFDVVPPRIGTTVVGAYLLFIHIAGDSIAFPLVGMLSDRFGLDRAIYVLPVAALIGGIVVLGASRWLVGDVRRASEPASGIVAVSRLS, from the coding sequence ATTCCGAAACGACCGGGCCCAGAAAGCCAAAAAAGTCCGGACGTGAACGATCGGCGGTATGGCGGGTATGCGCTTGCCGTCCTGACGGCAACCAATCTGCTCAACTATCTCGAGCGGAACGCGATCTTCGCGTTGTTCGAACCGGTCAAACGCGACCTGGGCCTGACCGACGGCCAGCTGGGTTGGCTGGGCACGGCGTACGTCCTGGTGTTCTCGCTGGCCGCCCTTCCGTTAGGCCTTCTGGGAGACCTCCGGTCCCGCCGCGGGGTCATCGCCGGCGGGATTGCCCTTTGGAGTCTCGGCACCGCTCTGTCCGGTCTGGCCATGGGCTTCACCTCCTTGTTCGTTGCCCGAGCGCTGGTCGGGTTCGGCGGCGCGGCGGCGGCGGCGGCCTCAGCCTCGATGGTGGCCGACTATTTCTCGGGCCACCGCCGGGCCCTGGCCATGGGCATCTTCATGTCCGGACTGGCTGTGGGCGGGGTGCTCGGGATCCTGATTGCCGGGCAACTCGAAGCCCTCTACGGGTGGCGGGTGGCGTTCCTGGCCCTCGGGCTTCCCGGCTTCGGGTTGGCCGCGATCATCGTCCGGCTCAAAGATCCCACCCGGCCGTTGCCAACCGGAACCCTGACACAGGAACTCGAGTCGATCGGGATCGGCGTCGGGTCGATGATCATGGCCTGCGCCCCGATGCTGATCGGCCTCGGGCTTGGCGGGTTTGCGGCGTACGTCCTCGACCACTACTACGGCGCCACCTCGAGCCTCGACGCAGCCGCCATGCTCGGGTTTGCCGGGATCGGGCTGGCGTGGAACATCCGGAGTTGGATCAGGCGGAGCCGGGCCGCCCCGGTCCTCGGCGATCCCGGCGAAGAGGTCCTCGATGCGGCGGTCACCGACCTGAAGCAAGCGTTTCGGGTGGTGCTGGGCACCCCGACGCTCGTCTATGTGTTCGTGGGCGGGGCGTTGATTTCATTCGGCATGAACGGGATCGTGGCGTGGTCGCCGACGTTCATCACCAGGGCGCTAGGCATGACCAACGCCGAAGCCAGCCGGCTGCTCGGCGGGGCGGGCTTGATCGCGGGCACGATCGGCACGCTGGCCGGAGGGTGGCTGGCCGACGGGTTGCGGAAACGCTACCCGAGCGCCCGGGTCCTGGTCACCGGCGTGAGTCTGATCCTGGGCGCCCCGCTCGCAATCTTGCTGCTGTCGCTCCGGGATCCGGCGGTCTTCATCCCGGTGTTCTATGTCGCGTTCATTCTGCTCACGATGTACAACGGTCCGCTGACGGCGACGATCTTCGACGTCGTCCCGCCCCGGATCGGCACGACGGTGGTCGGGGCGTACCTCCTCTTCATCCATATTGCGGGTGACTCGATTGCGTTTCCGCTGGTCGGCATGCTGTCGGACCGGTTCGGCCTCGACCGGGCGATCTATGTCTTGCCGGTCGCGGCGTTGATCGGTGGAATCGTGGTGCTCGGCGCCAGCCGGTGGTTGGTCGGTGACGTCCGCCGGGCAAGCGAACCGGCTTCCGGAATCGTTGCGGTCAGCCGACTCAGCTAA
- a CDS encoding deoxyhypusine synthase — MAKTKLPSGRFLKGPRINPKAITGKERVADLIDNAFLAYNAGRLKEACQLFTQQMLKPKVTIGMSLTGAMTPAGIGMSTLIPLLEAGFVDWMISTGANLYHDAHFALGLALHQGTPFADDVVLRNQGVVRIYDIFFDYSVLLSTDAFIREVSARPEFQKPMSSAEYHYLLGGYIRAREKALGLRKRSVLSVAHELGVPIYTSSPGDSSIGMNVAEQALSGSKLRFDVSADVNETAAIVLEAKRAGGKSGALIVGGGSPKNFLLQTEPQIQEVLGIDERGHDFFLQLTDARPDTGGLSGATPGEAVSWGKIDPDMLPGTVVCYLDNTVSLPLLTAYAKARVGKRRLKRLYHKRDAMMTRLVREYQSALKFRNDRAQKAKKVRT; from the coding sequence ATGGCCAAGACCAAGCTTCCCTCCGGCAGGTTCCTCAAGGGACCCCGGATCAACCCGAAAGCCATCACCGGCAAGGAGCGGGTGGCCGACTTGATCGACAACGCCTTCCTGGCCTACAACGCCGGCCGGCTCAAGGAGGCGTGTCAGCTCTTTACGCAGCAGATGCTGAAGCCGAAGGTGACGATCGGGATGAGCCTGACGGGGGCAATGACGCCGGCCGGCATCGGGATGAGCACCCTCATTCCGCTCCTCGAAGCCGGGTTCGTCGACTGGATGATCTCGACCGGCGCCAACCTCTACCATGACGCCCATTTCGCGCTCGGCCTCGCACTCCATCAGGGCACCCCGTTCGCGGACGATGTGGTGCTCCGCAACCAAGGCGTGGTCCGGATCTACGACATCTTCTTCGACTATTCGGTGTTGTTGTCGACCGATGCGTTCATCCGGGAAGTCTCCGCCCGGCCAGAATTCCAGAAGCCAATGAGCAGCGCCGAATATCACTACCTGCTGGGCGGCTACATTCGGGCCCGGGAAAAGGCCCTGGGACTCCGCAAACGGTCGGTGCTGAGCGTAGCCCATGAGCTTGGAGTTCCGATCTACACCAGCTCGCCGGGTGACAGCTCGATCGGCATGAACGTCGCCGAGCAGGCGCTGTCGGGCAGCAAGCTCCGGTTCGACGTCAGCGCGGACGTCAACGAAACCGCGGCCATCGTGCTCGAGGCCAAACGGGCCGGCGGTAAGAGCGGCGCCCTGATTGTCGGCGGCGGCAGTCCCAAGAATTTCCTCCTTCAGACCGAGCCCCAGATTCAGGAAGTGCTGGGGATCGACGAGCGGGGCCACGACTTCTTCCTCCAGCTCACCGATGCCCGGCCCGACACCGGGGGCCTGTCCGGGGCCACCCCGGGTGAGGCGGTGAGTTGGGGCAAGATCGACCCTGACATGCTGCCGGGCACCGTGGTGTGCTACCTCGACAACACCGTGTCACTGCCACTGCTGACGGCCTACGCCAAGGCCCGGGTCGGCAAGCGGCGGCTCAAACGGCTCTATCACAAACGGGACGCCATGATGACCCGGCTGGTTCGCGAGTATCAGTCGGCGCTTAAATTCCGAAACGACCGGGCCCAGAAAGCCAAAAAAGTCCGGACGTGA
- a CDS encoding TIGR00730 family Rossman fold protein, whose amino-acid sequence MGEFVEGFERLADVTDGVTIIGSARTAATDPYYQAACDTARLLAEAGYPIITGGGPGIMEAANKGAVEGNGLSIGCSIELPHEQDTNPYVRLKMFFRFFFVRKTMLAKYSKAVIAFPGGYGTLDELFEFLTLMQTGKMASMPVVLYGSHYWGPMVAWIKDTMAAEGKVHPADLDMFTMADDPTVAANAIISHRRPTK is encoded by the coding sequence ATGGGCGAGTTCGTCGAAGGATTCGAGCGCCTCGCCGACGTGACCGACGGGGTGACCATCATCGGCTCGGCCCGGACGGCCGCCACCGATCCTTACTACCAAGCGGCTTGCGACACCGCCCGGCTGCTGGCGGAAGCGGGGTACCCGATCATTACCGGGGGCGGACCGGGCATCATGGAAGCGGCCAACAAGGGCGCGGTCGAAGGCAACGGGCTTTCGATCGGCTGCAGCATCGAGTTGCCGCACGAGCAGGACACCAACCCGTACGTTCGCTTGAAGATGTTTTTCCGGTTCTTCTTCGTCCGGAAAACGATGCTGGCCAAATACTCCAAAGCGGTCATCGCGTTTCCCGGGGGCTACGGCACCCTGGACGAGTTATTCGAGTTTCTGACCTTGATGCAGACCGGCAAGATGGCCTCGATGCCCGTAGTGCTCTACGGATCGCACTACTGGGGCCCGATGGTTGCCTGGATCAAGGACACCATGGCCGCCGAGGGCAAAGTACATCCCGCCGACCTCGACATGTTCACGATGGCCGACGACCCGACGGTCGCCGCCAATGCGATCATTTCCCACCGCCGCCCGACGAAATAA